The DNA region GGCCTGCTCGACTCCGGCGGCGGCGAGGCACTTGGCGATTTCCAGTTTTTCCGCAGCCGTAAACGCCACGCCGGCCGCCTGTTCCCCATCGCGCAGCGTCGTGTCGCAAATCCGCAGGTCCCTCATAATAGTTCCCTCCTCCCGTTGGGCATGTTCTTGATAACACATCATTCAGAAATATTTCCGATCAGAGCAGCGCCAGACCTGCAGCCTTCAAACGTTGCTGCAGCACTCGCAGTCGGGATTGCAGCGGAGCGAAACGGTATAATTGCTCATATTCAGCGTGTTGATCCGGTGCATGACATTGATGAACGGACGGCCAACCCCGGTAATCCACTTCACCGCCTCCAAAGCCGCCAGGCAGCCGGCCAGACCGGCGGTGGCGCCCAAAACGGGAAATCCGAGGGGTTCCCATTCCTGCGGGCGCTCGGGGTACAGACACGCAAGGCATGGTGTTTCCCCCGGGACGATCGTCGTCAAGGAAACCTCAAACCCGTACATAGCCGCTTCGACCAGCGGTCTGCCGGCGGCGACGCACAGGCGGTTTAAGGCGTACCGTTCGGGAAAATCGTACCTCGCGTCGATCACGATATCGGCCGCTCTTACCCATGGTCCGCTTTCCGCAAGCGTGATCCGGGCATTGTGCCCTTCAATGATCACCTCGGGATTGACCCGCTTTAAGCTCTCCACTGCCGCAGTCATCCGCTCCTCGCCCACGCGGGCGGAATCCATCAGGATTTGCCGGTTCAGATCCGGCAGCCGGATGATCCCTTCATGTGCCAGAATCAGCTTGCCGATTCCGGCAGCCGCCAAGTAAAGCGCCGCCGTTCCGCCCAGCCCGCCGATGCCGGCAACCATCACCGCCGCTTCCTTCAGTTTGCGTTGACCCTCCCGCCCCAGCAGTTTGAGCTGGCGATCATAGCGGACAAGCTCCTTTACAAGCTGCTGGTTCTGCTCCGCGTATGGCGGGCTTTCCATCTTCTCCTCCGCGTATTGCAGGCTTTCCAGCTTCTTCGCCGCGTTTTGCTCCGTCGTTTCCGGCACGCCGTCCCCCTCCCTTTTTATAAAACAAAAGATGTCCACGTCAGCGCGCAGCCGCGACTTCCCCATGCCGGGCAAGCCAGTCCAGCCCCTCCCGCATTTGGCTTAACGCAAATTTCTCCAGCTTCGCCGCGGAAGTAAACGGAAAACGCAGCCCGGCCCGCAGCGTGACGGAGGCAAGGATCAACCGGCCGCTGGACACAATGGCCCTGCCGAACCCTTCTCCGTTCATTTCCACCATGCTTTGCATAAGCTGCCCCGTCTCCGCCTCGAGGGCCGCCGCCAGCGCTTGAAACACATGCTCGACTTGCCGCCGCAGCTTGGCGTTCGGCGTGCAATCCTGACTTAGCGCCTGCTTCTCCTCCGGAGTAAACAACAGCAGCCGGGCGATCTTCTCTTCCTCGCTTAGGCCGCTGCCCTTGCCGAAGTAATCGTAAGCATCGATCATTTGACTAAGAGTCCGGTTAAAAGCCGCTAACAATCGCCGGTCCGGTTCCTCGATATTTGCGGAGCTCCCCATTGTTTTCGGCAAACCGGAATCGGTTTGCGCTAAACCGAAACTTGTTGGCGCTATACCAAGAGCGGA from Paenibacillus macerans includes:
- a CDS encoding HesA/MoeB/ThiF family protein, with product MPETTEQNAAKKLESLQYAEEKMESPPYAEQNQQLVKELVRYDRQLKLLGREGQRKLKEAAVMVAGIGGLGGTAALYLAAAGIGKLILAHEGIIRLPDLNRQILMDSARVGEERMTAAVESLKRVNPEVIIEGHNARITLAESGPWVRAADIVIDARYDFPERYALNRLCVAAGRPLVEAAMYGFEVSLTTIVPGETPCLACLYPERPQEWEPLGFPVLGATAGLAGCLAALEAVKWITGVGRPFINVMHRINTLNMSNYTVSLRCNPDCECCSNV
- a CDS encoding DUF269 domain-containing protein; the protein is MEEATYLEGGPEPGSGLPESALGIAPTSFGLAQTDSGLPKTMGSSANIEEPDRRLLAAFNRTLSQMIDAYDYFGKGSGLSEEEKIARLLLFTPEEKQALSQDCTPNAKLRRQVEHVFQALAAALEAETGQLMQSMVEMNGEGFGRAIVSSGRLILASVTLRAGLRFPFTSAAKLEKFALSQMREGLDWLARHGEVAAAR